From Candidatus Hydrogenedentota bacterium, one genomic window encodes:
- the ndk gene encoding nucleoside-diphosphate kinase, with the protein MAIERTFVMIKPDAVGRRLCGEIIRRYEAKGLKLVGMKMQIVSRELADKHYAEHQGKKFYDSLVAFITSGPTVQMVWEGENAVAVVRKLNGATNSQEADFGTIRGDFGLTVQNNLVHASDSPDTAKREIGIYFAENELWDYSMPDGHWLVN; encoded by the coding sequence ATGGCAATTGAACGAACGTTTGTGATGATCAAGCCCGACGCAGTCGGTCGCCGTCTTTGCGGCGAGATCATCCGCCGTTATGAGGCGAAGGGCCTCAAGCTTGTCGGCATGAAGATGCAGATCGTTTCGCGCGAGCTCGCGGACAAGCATTATGCCGAGCACCAGGGCAAGAAGTTCTATGACAGTTTGGTGGCGTTTATCACCTCCGGCCCGACCGTTCAGATGGTGTGGGAAGGCGAGAATGCCGTTGCAGTCGTTCGTAAGTTGAACGGGGCCACGAACAGCCAGGAGGCCGATTTTGGCACCATTCGGGGTGATTTCGGCTTGACGGTGCAGAACAACCTTGTTCACGCGTCGGATTCGCCCGATACGGCGAAGCGTGAGATCGGCATTTACTTTGCCGAGAACGAATTGTGGGACTATTCGATGCCCGACGGGCATTGGTTGGTGAATTAA
- a CDS encoding DUF1844 domain-containing protein — MAEDEPKIFIDEGWKAQVQREKEEALKQKAAPVADEEEQPDAEDEQQEIGEITFATLVESLATPAAFALGLIASPDSQKIMVNLAEAKFLIDMLLVLRTKTKNNLTSEEEGVLTETIAGLQRAYVMRAQQIQEAELKQAGINLGKPGTK, encoded by the coding sequence ATGGCAGAAGACGAACCGAAGATTTTCATCGACGAAGGCTGGAAAGCCCAGGTTCAGCGCGAGAAAGAAGAGGCGCTGAAGCAGAAGGCCGCGCCGGTCGCGGACGAAGAAGAGCAGCCAGATGCCGAAGACGAGCAGCAGGAGATCGGCGAGATCACCTTTGCGACGCTTGTTGAATCGTTGGCTACGCCTGCTGCCTTCGCGTTGGGGTTAATCGCCTCGCCCGATTCCCAGAAGATCATGGTCAACCTCGCCGAAGCGAAGTTTCTCATTGACATGCTGCTCGTGCTTCGCACGAAGACGAAGAATAATTTGACGTCGGAAGAAGAAGGCGTCTTGACCGAAACGATCGCGGGGTTGCAGCGCGCCTATGTCATGCGCGCTCAGCAGATTCAGGAAGCCGAGCTTAAGCAGGCCGGCATCAATCTCGGCAAACCCGGCACGAAATAA
- a CDS encoding adenylosuccinate synthase, translated as MAGYVIVGMQWGDEGKGKIVDFLTENADMVVRHQGGNNAGHTVVVNGKKTILHLIPSGILHPGKVCVIGNGTVLDPEVVCRELDNLASSGCSYEGRLFISSGAHVILPYHKLLDAAQEKFRGSQKIGTTGRGIGPTYADKADRFGIRFADFVDPEIFRKKLTEALVYKNALLQNTFNEQPLDAEQVFAQYSVYAERLRPFVIDAVTLVHETLGAKKRVVFEGAQGSMLDIDHGTFPYVTSSTTLAGGVCAGAGVGPRDVKGVIGIVKAYSTRVGEGPFPTEQLNETGELLRARGQEFGATTGRPRRCGWLDCVQLKRAVMLNGTTNVVITKPDVLSTLNPLRICTAYEIDGQRTTVFPSQVTVLAKVKPVYEELPGWTEDISQCRTWDALPENAKRYFRRIEELIGVPISLISVGPGRDETIAHRDPFS; from the coding sequence ATGGCTGGGTATGTCATCGTCGGCATGCAATGGGGCGACGAGGGTAAGGGCAAAATCGTCGACTTCCTCACCGAAAACGCGGATATGGTTGTCCGGCACCAAGGCGGCAACAACGCCGGGCATACGGTTGTCGTCAACGGCAAGAAGACCATTCTGCACCTGATTCCCAGCGGGATTCTGCATCCGGGAAAAGTATGCGTGATCGGAAACGGCACCGTGCTCGATCCGGAAGTTGTCTGCCGGGAGCTTGATAATCTTGCCTCGTCCGGATGCAGTTACGAAGGGCGTCTGTTCATTTCGTCCGGGGCGCATGTCATCCTTCCGTATCATAAATTGCTCGACGCCGCGCAGGAGAAGTTCCGCGGCTCTCAAAAGATCGGCACCACGGGACGCGGTATCGGACCGACCTACGCGGACAAGGCCGACCGGTTTGGCATCCGGTTCGCTGATTTTGTCGATCCCGAGATCTTCCGAAAAAAGCTGACTGAAGCCCTGGTTTACAAGAACGCCCTTTTGCAGAACACCTTCAACGAGCAACCGTTGGACGCCGAGCAGGTGTTTGCGCAGTATTCCGTCTATGCCGAACGCCTGCGTCCCTTCGTTATCGATGCGGTCACGCTCGTGCACGAAACGCTGGGCGCGAAGAAGCGCGTAGTCTTCGAAGGCGCGCAGGGCTCCATGCTCGATATCGACCATGGCACCTTCCCGTATGTGACGAGTTCCACCACGCTCGCCGGCGGCGTCTGCGCGGGAGCCGGGGTCGGCCCGCGCGACGTCAAGGGAGTCATCGGCATCGTCAAGGCATACAGCACGCGTGTCGGCGAAGGGCCTTTCCCGACCGAGCAGTTGAACGAGACCGGCGAACTGCTGCGCGCGCGTGGCCAGGAATTTGGCGCGACCACGGGGCGTCCGCGCCGGTGCGGTTGGCTTGACTGCGTTCAACTGAAACGGGCGGTCATGCTGAATGGCACCACCAACGTGGTCATCACGAAGCCTGACGTGCTCAGCACCTTGAACCCGCTTCGCATTTGCACTGCCTACGAAATCGACGGCCAGCGCACGACGGTATTTCCGTCGCAGGTGACAGTGCTTGCGAAAGTGAAGCCGGTCTACGAGGAACTGCCCGGCTGGACCGAGGATATTTCGCAGTGCCGGACGTGGGACGCATTGCCCGAGAACGCGAAGCGGTATTTCCGGCGCATTGAGGAATTGATCGGCGTGCCGATTAGCCTCATCAGTGTTGGTCCCGGACGCGACGAGACGATCGCTCACCGCGACCCGTTTTCGTAG
- a CDS encoding glycosyltransferase family protein has translation MKPRVVTVIQARMGSTRLPGKTLIDIGGTPMLARVVNRAKRATLVDETVVATTLSGSDDAVPEACARWGVPCFRGSVDDVLDRYFQAAQAHRADAVVRITADCPVIDPDVIDHEVRLFVEHQPDYVSNAVVGPFPRGLDVEVFSMDALTRAWREARPGFERIHVTPYIYDPANGFDILYSRWDDDYSEYRLTVDTENDLALIRAIYAYFGNADTFTWPDVLALLKSNPMLAMINATEHQKPLEAG, from the coding sequence ATGAAACCTCGCGTCGTCACCGTCATTCAGGCGCGCATGGGATCCACGCGATTACCCGGCAAGACGCTTATTGACATCGGCGGCACGCCGATGCTCGCGCGGGTGGTGAACCGAGCCAAGCGCGCCACCCTCGTGGACGAGACGGTTGTCGCGACGACCCTTTCGGGCTCGGACGACGCCGTGCCGGAGGCGTGCGCAAGATGGGGTGTGCCGTGTTTTCGCGGATCGGTGGATGACGTGCTCGACCGATATTTTCAGGCCGCACAAGCCCACCGAGCGGACGCCGTCGTGCGAATTACGGCCGATTGCCCGGTGATCGACCCTGATGTTATCGACCACGAAGTCCGTCTCTTTGTGGAGCATCAGCCGGATTATGTTTCCAATGCCGTGGTGGGGCCATTCCCGCGCGGACTCGACGTGGAAGTCTTTTCGATGGACGCGTTGACGCGCGCGTGGCGCGAGGCGCGGCCGGGGTTCGAGCGCATCCACGTGACGCCCTACATCTACGATCCCGCCAATGGCTTCGATATTCTCTACTCCAGGTGGGACGACGATTATTCCGAGTACCGGTTAACGGTGGATACGGAAAACGACCTTGCGTTGATTCGCGCCATCTACGCCTATTTCGGCAATGCCGACACGTTCACGTGGCCGGATGTCTTGGCGTTGCTGAAAAGTAACCCGATGCTCGCGATGATCAACGCAACGGAACATCAGAAACCGTTGGAAGCAGGGTGA
- a CDS encoding DUF2089 domain-containing protein yields the protein MSETIPRWLADLSEDELLFVKRFLLASGSLKQLASEYGVSYPTLRARLDRLIEKVRVRENPENTGTLDRLVGLLVEEGVLLSGTARTIIQAHKRDMKSAMERVDTGLSYEPETAPPIEA from the coding sequence ATGTCTGAAACAATTCCAAGATGGCTCGCTGACCTGTCGGAGGACGAACTCCTGTTCGTCAAGCGCTTTCTGCTTGCCTCGGGATCCCTCAAGCAATTGGCATCCGAATATGGCGTCTCGTATCCAACCCTTCGTGCGCGCCTGGACCGGCTCATCGAGAAAGTGCGCGTGCGCGAAAATCCCGAGAACACGGGCACGCTGGATCGGCTGGTGGGTCTGTTGGTGGAAGAAGGAGTGCTTTTGTCGGGTACGGCCCGAACCATCATCCAGGCGCACAAGCGGGATATGAAATCGGCGATGGAGCGTGTCGACACGGGTTTATCCTACGAGCCGGAGACGGCACCGCCCATCGAAGCGTAG
- a CDS encoding Gfo/Idh/MocA family oxidoreductase, protein MKKPEISRRMFLAGSAAAIAAGCATTGKKGKAPAKISTRSPNEKLNIAGIGAGGKGIADLSGCGSENIVALCDADLNQTRQMAAKHPNAKIYQDFRVMLEKQKDIDACTVSTPDHFHAVAAMGAMLAGKHVYVQKPLTHTIWEARKLAETARKMKVATQMGNQGHSGNGVRELCEMIWSGAIGQVKEVHCWTNRPIWPQGLDRPDIKDTPPKELNWDVWLGPAPDRPYVSKHPVTGKNCYHPFVWRGWWDFGCGALGDMACHIMDPPNWAMKLGHPLSVEVVSQEGITKEQAPNKSIIKYEFPARGDMPALTLYWHDGGNMPPRPANTPADEVLGEGDNGSLFIGEKGAISAHCYGEKPTLHPISLMKDYKAPAPTLERIPEEDHYKDWIQACKGGKPACSNFDYSGPFTEIVLLGNLALRTGKKLEWDGPNMKVTNCPEANEFVSKQYRKGWEIV, encoded by the coding sequence ATGAAGAAGCCAGAGATTTCACGTCGCATGTTCCTTGCGGGGTCTGCGGCGGCCATCGCCGCCGGATGCGCCACCACGGGCAAAAAGGGCAAGGCCCCGGCCAAAATCAGCACGCGTTCGCCCAACGAGAAATTAAACATTGCGGGCATCGGCGCGGGAGGCAAAGGCATTGCCGATTTGAGCGGATGCGGATCGGAAAACATCGTCGCCCTGTGCGATGCCGACCTCAACCAGACACGCCAAATGGCCGCGAAGCATCCGAATGCGAAGATCTACCAGGATTTCCGCGTCATGCTCGAGAAGCAAAAAGACATCGACGCGTGCACGGTGTCTACCCCCGACCATTTTCACGCCGTCGCTGCGATGGGCGCGATGCTGGCCGGGAAACACGTCTACGTACAGAAACCCCTCACGCACACAATTTGGGAAGCCCGCAAGCTGGCCGAGACCGCCCGCAAGATGAAGGTCGCCACCCAGATGGGTAACCAGGGCCATTCCGGCAACGGCGTGCGCGAACTGTGCGAAATGATCTGGTCGGGCGCTATCGGTCAGGTCAAAGAAGTCCACTGCTGGACCAACCGTCCGATTTGGCCGCAAGGCTTGGACCGTCCCGATATCAAAGACACGCCTCCCAAGGAACTCAACTGGGACGTGTGGCTAGGTCCCGCCCCCGACCGCCCCTATGTCAGCAAGCACCCGGTCACGGGCAAGAACTGCTATCACCCCTTCGTATGGCGCGGCTGGTGGGATTTCGGCTGCGGCGCGCTCGGCGATATGGCCTGCCATATCATGGATCCGCCAAACTGGGCCATGAAGCTTGGTCATCCGCTCAGCGTTGAAGTCGTGTCGCAGGAAGGCATCACCAAGGAGCAGGCCCCGAACAAGTCGATCATCAAGTACGAGTTCCCGGCCCGCGGCGATATGCCCGCCCTCACGCTGTATTGGCACGACGGCGGCAACATGCCCCCGCGCCCCGCGAACACCCCTGCCGACGAAGTCCTCGGCGAAGGCGACAACGGTTCGCTGTTCATCGGCGAAAAGGGAGCCATTTCGGCGCATTGCTACGGCGAAAAGCCCACCCTGCACCCGATTTCCTTGATGAAGGACTACAAGGCTCCGGCCCCAACGCTCGAACGCATCCCGGAAGAAGATCACTACAAGGATTGGATTCAGGCGTGCAAAGGCGGCAAGCCCGCGTGCTCGAACTTCGACTATTCCGGCCCCTTCACGGAAATCGTTCTGCTCGGCAACCTGGCGCTGCGCACCGGCAAGAAGCTGGAATGGGATGGCCCGAACATGAAGGTCACCAATTGCCCAGAAGCCAACGAGTTCGTATCGAAGCAGTACCGCAAGGGCTGGGAGATCGTATAA
- a CDS encoding DNA-processing protein DprA, with product MNTRDVATLLALCHVSGVGNATARRALHAAQHLGVSVFYLTRLEPQRLLERLPVGDFDTLVSALQRTSETVIDKVESEVQRFLSAGGRVFLATDDDYPAKLTLCLGNDAPAFLFCFGDIAQLDAPSAAVVGARKVSAEGALLAAKCARTFAEAGVTVVSGGAEGVDTIAHNESAQAGGKTVMVLPMGMLNYPAPAVADMLERGVLTLVSQFPLSAVWQTVHAVTRNATISAFADVVCVIEPRKAGGSARAGRCGLEQGKIVLVHPGADDGGMGETLFREGALPLAQDGDVDAMRLLRFMSEPPQTRPKQTELF from the coding sequence ATGAACACACGCGACGTTGCCACGTTGTTGGCGCTATGCCACGTCTCCGGCGTCGGCAACGCCACGGCGCGCCGCGCGCTGCATGCGGCGCAACACCTTGGCGTCTCCGTTTTTTATCTCACGCGTCTGGAACCCCAGCGCCTGCTGGAGCGCTTGCCTGTCGGCGATTTCGACACGCTTGTTTCCGCTTTGCAGCGGACGAGTGAAACCGTGATCGACAAGGTTGAAAGCGAAGTGCAGCGCTTTCTCTCCGCCGGAGGCCGCGTGTTTCTCGCTACAGATGATGACTACCCCGCGAAATTGACCCTGTGTCTCGGCAACGACGCGCCTGCGTTCTTGTTCTGCTTTGGTGATATCGCTCAATTGGACGCGCCGTCGGCGGCGGTGGTCGGCGCGCGCAAAGTCTCGGCGGAAGGCGCGTTGCTCGCCGCCAAGTGTGCGCGTACGTTCGCGGAAGCCGGCGTGACGGTCGTCAGCGGAGGCGCGGAAGGCGTCGACACCATCGCGCACAACGAATCCGCTCAAGCGGGCGGCAAAACCGTGATGGTGCTGCCGATGGGGATGCTCAACTACCCCGCGCCCGCCGTCGCGGACATGCTGGAGCGCGGCGTACTCACGTTGGTCAGCCAATTCCCGCTGAGTGCCGTGTGGCAGACGGTCCATGCCGTCACGCGCAACGCGACAATCAGCGCGTTCGCGGATGTTGTGTGTGTGATTGAACCGCGCAAGGCCGGAGGAAGTGCCCGCGCGGGACGGTGTGGCTTGGAGCAGGGGAAGATCGTGCTCGTGCACCCCGGCGCGGACGACGGCGGCATGGGAGAAACCCTGTTCCGCGAAGGCGCGTTGCCCCTGGCGCAAGACGGCGATGTTGATGCAATGCGCCTGCTCCGGTTCATGAGCGAACCTCCGCAAACCCGGCCCAAGCAGACCGAACTCTTCTGA
- a CDS encoding family 1 glycosylhydrolase, which translates to MIQFPREFLWGATLPGHPIEGANFAADWWAWEQRPGRIADKSNSQIAAGHYERYESDLDLARQLSMKSLVFSVEWSRVEPVLGEYDDAALAHYRDVARAMKRRQTEPICALWNVTLPKWLADRGGWLCSDAPHAFARYAARVAEKIAPVCKRWIPLTTPVHYVQHAYIDGAWPPQKRRSDLGVKALRNLALAHRKSADTIRSLQGDASIGVSVRGQLLDVANAWSAWDARAARTEETFANHAFQGLLRESEFDFTALSYAGAIDSVRFAAWRPLRRFRRVLADASESFPEGLLRLIREMRRYRKPVLIAGVGTATQDEAARCQFLLEHVLQTHRAIAEGCDVRGFVYGPMLDGFEWHAGYTQRLGLVAVDRETLTRAANPAAYLLKDLSDTNGVRRSAVMTYCPGMTVDGAA; encoded by the coding sequence GTGATTCAGTTTCCACGAGAGTTTCTGTGGGGGGCAACGCTTCCCGGTCACCCAATTGAGGGCGCGAACTTTGCGGCGGATTGGTGGGCCTGGGAACAGCGCCCGGGCCGTATAGCAGACAAGAGCAACTCGCAAATTGCCGCGGGGCACTACGAGCGGTACGAAAGCGACCTTGATCTTGCGAGGCAACTCTCGATGAAGTCGCTTGTCTTCTCGGTGGAATGGAGCCGTGTGGAACCGGTTCTCGGCGAGTACGACGACGCGGCCCTGGCTCACTATCGCGACGTGGCGCGCGCCATGAAGCGCAGGCAGACTGAGCCGATCTGTGCGCTGTGGAATGTAACGCTCCCGAAATGGCTTGCGGATCGGGGTGGTTGGTTGTGCAGTGATGCTCCTCATGCCTTCGCGCGGTATGCCGCGCGCGTGGCAGAGAAGATTGCGCCGGTGTGCAAACGATGGATTCCGTTGACAACCCCCGTTCACTATGTCCAGCACGCGTATATCGACGGGGCGTGGCCCCCGCAAAAGCGTCGCAGCGATCTGGGCGTGAAGGCGCTTCGTAACCTCGCGCTTGCGCATCGAAAATCCGCGGATACGATTCGTTCGTTGCAGGGAGACGCGTCCATCGGGGTGTCTGTCCGAGGCCAACTGCTTGACGTGGCGAATGCGTGGAGTGCTTGGGATGCGCGCGCGGCACGTACCGAAGAGACGTTCGCAAACCATGCTTTTCAGGGGCTGTTGCGCGAATCCGAATTCGATTTCACGGCGTTGTCGTATGCGGGTGCGATCGACTCGGTGCGTTTTGCGGCGTGGCGGCCATTGCGCCGCTTTCGGAGAGTGCTTGCGGATGCTTCCGAGTCTTTTCCGGAAGGTTTGTTGCGCCTTATCCGCGAAATGCGCCGCTATCGCAAGCCTGTGCTCATCGCAGGCGTCGGTACGGCCACGCAAGATGAAGCGGCACGGTGTCAGTTCTTGCTGGAACACGTCTTGCAGACCCACCGCGCGATTGCGGAGGGTTGTGATGTGAGAGGATTTGTTTACGGCCCCATGCTGGATGGGTTTGAGTGGCATGCGGGATATACTCAGCGATTGGGGCTTGTGGCCGTGGATCGCGAGACTCTGACGCGCGCCGCGAACCCGGCTGCGTACCTTCTCAAAGACTTGAGCGATACCAACGGCGTGCGTCGAAGCGCGGTGATGACGTATTGTCCTGGGATGACGGTGGATGGAGCGGCGTGA
- the murQ gene encoding N-acetylmuramic acid 6-phosphate etherase, with the protein MMTSAHLILAIDGGATRTRVGLYDNHRALVTETSGGPSNPVVCGMDASVRNITTLCLRCLEGLEGTPLIVAAGISGATRHREPMAQALASALNARRAVVTNDLYPLLFANAGVEPGVVVIAGTGSSVVGQNAAGETLIVGGKGTLLGDDGSGYQIAVTALRGITHALDVLQTRARLADGLAKAAGLDTFEDFVVWSHNATKEEIAQLSETVLEFANNGDDFALKCLESQASLLAGQAVSALIQLHLRPDTPIYLSGGLFEHSSRYRAMFERALLRPETTARPVLAALRGHRAVAELAFAETIPAHLPLAEAEGQQGGGESLSPTEGHASDEVTIDRLTAQEIVKRMNRADASVAVAVNRCSDEIARAIEFAAEAIASGGRIIYTGAGTSGRLGVLDASECPPTFGVPPERVVGIMAGSDRALRDSVEGAEDDESAARTDLTLLHPPLGARDVVVGIAASGTTPYVKAGLRHAAACGARTVLLCCNPRAKDSADCVIAVDTGAEVVAGSTRLKAGTATKMVLNMISTGAMALAGYVYDGRMVRMRPANSKLRRRAARMVSALTGLTEDLAARRLEDAGDDIAVAVLMTRLALDREQAIGRLNHAHGNLRRALEES; encoded by the coding sequence GTGATGACCAGTGCTCATTTGATTCTTGCCATTGACGGCGGCGCAACCCGCACGCGCGTGGGTCTCTATGACAACCACCGCGCACTCGTGACGGAAACGTCCGGAGGACCTTCCAATCCGGTGGTGTGCGGCATGGACGCCAGCGTCCGCAACATTACGACGTTGTGCCTTCGCTGCCTGGAAGGGCTCGAAGGCACACCGCTGATCGTGGCAGCCGGCATCTCTGGAGCGACGCGTCATCGCGAGCCGATGGCGCAGGCCCTGGCGTCGGCGTTGAATGCGCGCCGCGCTGTGGTGACGAATGACCTGTATCCGCTCTTGTTCGCGAACGCGGGCGTGGAACCCGGCGTGGTCGTTATCGCGGGCACCGGTTCCAGTGTCGTGGGGCAGAACGCGGCGGGCGAAACGCTGATCGTCGGCGGCAAAGGCACGTTGCTGGGCGACGACGGCAGCGGTTACCAGATTGCGGTGACGGCGCTGCGCGGGATCACCCACGCACTGGACGTTCTGCAAACGCGTGCGCGTCTCGCGGACGGGTTGGCGAAGGCGGCAGGACTCGATACGTTTGAGGACTTCGTAGTCTGGTCGCACAACGCGACCAAAGAGGAGATCGCGCAACTCTCCGAGACGGTGTTGGAGTTCGCCAACAACGGCGATGACTTCGCGTTGAAGTGCCTTGAAAGCCAGGCATCATTGCTGGCCGGACAAGCTGTGTCTGCGCTCATCCAATTGCACTTGCGACCGGATACCCCCATTTATCTCAGCGGCGGTCTCTTTGAGCATTCGTCGCGGTACCGCGCGATGTTCGAGCGCGCTTTGCTTCGCCCCGAGACCACGGCGCGACCGGTGTTGGCCGCACTGCGCGGACACCGCGCTGTTGCAGAACTCGCGTTCGCGGAGACCATTCCGGCGCATCTGCCGTTGGCTGAGGCCGAGGGCCAGCAGGGTGGCGGGGAATCGTTGTCGCCGACGGAAGGACATGCATCGGACGAAGTCACGATTGATCGGTTGACGGCGCAGGAAATCGTGAAGCGCATGAACCGCGCGGACGCGTCCGTGGCGGTCGCGGTGAATCGTTGCAGCGACGAGATTGCGCGCGCCATCGAGTTTGCCGCCGAGGCCATCGCGTCGGGTGGACGTATCATCTACACGGGCGCGGGCACGAGCGGGCGGCTCGGTGTGTTGGACGCATCGGAATGCCCGCCGACGTTCGGTGTGCCGCCTGAGCGCGTTGTCGGCATCATGGCGGGCAGTGACCGCGCTTTGCGCGATAGTGTGGAAGGAGCCGAGGACGACGAAAGTGCGGCGCGAACCGACTTGACGCTGCTGCATCCGCCGCTGGGCGCAAGGGACGTTGTTGTGGGTATTGCGGCGTCGGGCACGACGCCTTACGTCAAAGCGGGATTACGTCACGCGGCCGCGTGCGGGGCGCGCACGGTGTTGCTGTGCTGCAATCCACGGGCGAAAGACAGCGCCGACTGCGTGATCGCCGTGGACACCGGGGCGGAAGTGGTCGCGGGTTCGACGCGCTTAAAAGCCGGCACGGCAACGAAAATGGTCCTCAATATGATTTCCACCGGGGCCATGGCGCTGGCGGGATACGTCTATGACGGGCGGATGGTGCGTATGCGGCCCGCCAACTCCAAGCTGCGGCGGCGCGCCGCGCGTATGGTGTCCGCGCTCACGGGACTAACAGAAGACCTCGCCGCGCGCCGATTGGAAGATGCGGGCGACGATATTGCCGTGGCGGTGCTGATGACACGGCTTGCGCTGGATCGCGAGCAGGCCATCGGCCGGCTCAATCATGCCCACGGCAACCTCCGCCGCGCACTGGAGGAGTCGTGA
- a CDS encoding SpoIID/LytB domain-containing protein — protein MTRTSRPWLVFCGLVCAVLVSTCSCRTHRKTEPKPAPIPPPAVRPSPEVTPPPAPAPVVQPVPQPPPAPAPAPKPTMVSSNPPVRIRLTHGIREIAFETTAPGSVESQGRRTDLTPGRWTLRLTQARPPRRQFHVFTKTFKPWEENELKTYVSEWKSRGYPVEVASLGHPIQTASGYVLDCRQEWVSLQRFSSEAEADALRKRLEAQSVWAWIRPEVLEAGAGNATLVGGSPQTSQSVSLPLTVHGTQPVRVSAGSKSGVYAGDLSVGVGPDSMFELFETSPVEDYLAGVLPAEMPALWPVEALKAQAVAARSDVLMHMAIKHVLEGFNFTDSEGDRVYGGFSGRHPNTDVAVRETAGRVLAAANRIVAATFSANCGGYSENNETVWSAPADPALRGVPDYPTGKGPTGGPLSEGMGKWLGSPPKAYCSDDAANFRWSKKLTAAEVTRLVNQKYRVGTVRTIEAGERGPSGRLKWVRVTGSESTATIRKELAIRQAFGGLPSAMFIIESTPGPNGPVGFVFRGGGRGHGVGLCQQGARGMALAGKRHDEILAHYFSGATLETLE, from the coding sequence ATGACTCGAACTTCGCGCCCTTGGTTGGTTTTCTGCGGCCTCGTCTGCGCCGTGCTGGTTTCCACGTGTTCCTGCCGGACGCACCGGAAGACCGAACCCAAACCTGCGCCGATACCGCCGCCCGCAGTACGTCCGTCGCCCGAGGTTACGCCTCCCCCTGCGCCGGCACCGGTCGTGCAGCCGGTTCCACAACCTCCCCCGGCGCCGGCACCCGCACCGAAACCAACGATGGTTTCGTCGAATCCCCCGGTACGGATACGCCTGACGCACGGGATTCGCGAGATCGCGTTTGAGACAACGGCGCCGGGCTCCGTTGAGTCGCAAGGCCGGAGAACAGACCTGACTCCGGGCCGGTGGACGCTTCGGTTGACCCAAGCGCGGCCGCCGCGCAGACAGTTTCACGTGTTCACGAAGACGTTCAAACCGTGGGAAGAGAACGAACTCAAGACCTATGTTTCCGAGTGGAAGTCACGCGGCTATCCCGTCGAAGTGGCTTCGCTGGGACATCCGATTCAGACTGCAAGCGGGTATGTGCTCGATTGCCGCCAGGAATGGGTGTCGCTTCAACGCTTCTCGTCGGAGGCCGAGGCTGACGCTTTGCGCAAGCGCCTCGAAGCGCAATCGGTATGGGCATGGATACGTCCCGAAGTGCTGGAAGCGGGCGCAGGAAACGCCACGCTCGTTGGCGGATCTCCCCAAACCTCGCAGTCCGTTTCGTTGCCGCTTACCGTACATGGAACGCAGCCTGTCCGAGTGAGCGCGGGGTCCAAGAGCGGCGTGTACGCAGGCGATTTGAGCGTGGGTGTCGGTCCGGATTCGATGTTCGAATTGTTCGAGACGTCTCCCGTGGAGGATTACCTCGCGGGCGTGCTGCCGGCGGAGATGCCCGCGTTGTGGCCCGTCGAGGCGCTCAAAGCGCAGGCTGTGGCAGCGCGCAGCGACGTGTTGATGCACATGGCCATCAAGCACGTGTTGGAAGGGTTCAACTTCACCGACAGCGAAGGCGACCGTGTGTACGGCGGTTTCAGTGGACGCCACCCGAATACCGACGTGGCGGTGCGCGAAACGGCGGGCCGCGTGCTGGCAGCGGCGAACCGCATTGTGGCGGCGACGTTCAGCGCCAACTGCGGCGGGTATTCCGAGAACAACGAGACCGTCTGGTCGGCTCCAGCCGATCCGGCCCTGCGCGGCGTGCCGGACTATCCCACTGGAAAGGGTCCAACCGGCGGCCCACTATCCGAGGGCATGGGCAAATGGCTCGGCAGCCCGCCCAAGGCCTATTGCAGCGACGACGCCGCGAACTTCCGGTGGAGCAAGAAGCTGACAGCCGCGGAGGTCACGCGCCTTGTGAACCAGAAATACCGCGTGGGGACGGTGCGCACGATTGAGGCCGGCGAGCGGGGCCCGAGTGGACGCCTAAAGTGGGTACGCGTAACGGGTTCGGAGTCCACGGCCACCATACGAAAGGAATTGGCCATACGCCAGGCGTTTGGCGGTTTGCCAAGCGCCATGTTTATAATTGAATCGACGCCCGGGCCGAACGGTCCGGTTGGCTTTGTGTTTCGTGGCGGCGGACGCGGCCACGGCGTGGGGTTGTGCCAGCAGGGGGCGCGCGGAATGGCCTTGGCAGGCAAGCGCCACGACGAGATACTCGCGCATTATTTTTCAGGTGCTACCTTGGAGACCCTCGAGTAA